The following proteins are co-located in the Methylomonas sp. 11b genome:
- a CDS encoding flagellar transcriptional regulator FlhD, whose protein sequence is MSTLEEDLSQLNFEYLMLAREAVRSNALEAAWRFGLNQKQLSIMETLTLEKIRELASNSRAMIRLLPLKTPQHIAPSLHSALLLPTHNNGEDA, encoded by the coding sequence ATGTCGACACTGGAAGAGGATTTATCCCAACTCAATTTTGAATATCTGATGCTGGCCCGCGAGGCTGTCCGCAGCAATGCGCTGGAAGCCGCTTGGCGTTTTGGTTTGAATCAGAAACAACTCAGTATCATGGAAACACTGACACTGGAAAAGATTCGGGAATTGGCGAGTAACAGTCGGGCAATGATTCGCTTATTACCCCTAAAGACGCCACAACATATAGCGCCGTCCTTACATAGCGCATTGTTATTGCCCACTCATAACAACGG
- the radC gene encoding RadC family protein, which produces MLYIRGTNNRYRMADEQDVILEAIQIYNRTFSRGEALTSPDKAKDCIKLKLAPYEHEVFLCLFLDNQHRVIACDELFRGTIDGASVYPREVVKAALHYNSSALIMAHNHPSGISDPSQADRVITAKLKEALALIDVRVLDHFIVGETVYSFAEHGLL; this is translated from the coding sequence ATGTTATACATTCGAGGAACCAATAATCGTTACCGTATGGCCGATGAACAGGATGTCATCTTGGAGGCCATACAGATCTACAACCGCACGTTCAGTCGAGGCGAAGCCTTGACCAGTCCGGACAAGGCGAAGGACTGTATTAAATTGAAATTGGCGCCGTATGAGCACGAAGTATTTCTGTGTCTGTTCTTGGACAATCAACATCGGGTCATCGCTTGCGATGAATTATTCCGGGGTACGATTGATGGCGCTAGCGTGTATCCGCGCGAAGTGGTCAAAGCCGCGCTGCACTATAATTCCTCGGCTCTGATCATGGCGCATAACCACCCGTCGGGCATTAGTGATCCCAGTCAGGCCGATCGCGTGATTACAGCAAAACTTAAAGAAGCCTTGGCCTTGATTGACGTTCGCGTACTTGATCACTTCATCGTCGGCGAAACCGTGTATTCATTCGCTGAACATGGATTGTTGTGA
- a CDS encoding DUF4942 domain-containing protein produces the protein MTDPYQYYPTPEALSRKAWAMFKNQQFARVLEPSAGEGHLLRPGPYQYGKRLPIDCIEIDIRKHAVLRDEGYAVVGMDFLQFQSGSVYSHIIMNPPFAEGAKHVLKAWEILFDGEIVAILNAETLRNPFSKERQLLLRLIEQHGEVEFLQEMFAGEEAERKTPVDVALVWLKKTSTFEQDILGSILDDLRQDRREADDVAGEFQLPHELALPNAFIDNAVLMFNAAVEAARRAVVSEARASRYRTMLGKTLGELNGGGISSEDESSSDAVKRTLFKRYHDLKNRAWASILRSTQVTSRLSSTAQKRLESDFEAVKSLEFTVPNIYGFLQGIIDQQGEIQLSMVCDVFDLITRYYSENAVFYMGWKSNDKHRTLGMRIKTTRFVLPGHKVESYHNSLNWESERLLADFDKVFALLDGKTEADVSLVSVFRQHFHALRVGKRIGGSYFDVRYYPGVGTIHFFPKSKTLIDRMNRWVGRQRRWLPPVESQAGQGFWQQFEQAETLDRAFHTEVNKQCPRSSRHVHFDPFWAIKHGGESEREKGHRLLTQAMSTVLASRGIDPDAVLENEPSSLLEWAEALPSDTVLALAS, from the coding sequence ATGACAGACCCTTATCAATATTACCCCACACCAGAAGCACTGAGTCGTAAAGCTTGGGCGATGTTCAAGAACCAGCAATTCGCTCGGGTATTGGAGCCTTCAGCAGGCGAAGGACATTTGCTACGTCCAGGACCCTACCAGTACGGTAAACGTTTGCCGATCGATTGCATTGAAATCGATATACGCAAGCACGCGGTTCTGCGCGATGAAGGTTATGCGGTGGTGGGGATGGATTTTCTGCAGTTTCAAAGCGGCAGTGTCTATTCTCACATCATCATGAATCCCCCGTTTGCCGAAGGCGCCAAACATGTGTTGAAGGCTTGGGAGATATTGTTTGACGGTGAAATCGTCGCCATTCTCAATGCCGAAACCTTGCGCAATCCGTTTTCGAAAGAACGCCAGCTGTTATTGCGTTTAATTGAGCAGCATGGCGAGGTCGAGTTTCTGCAAGAAATGTTCGCCGGCGAGGAAGCCGAACGCAAAACGCCGGTCGATGTGGCCCTGGTCTGGTTGAAAAAAACTTCGACGTTCGAACAGGACATCCTCGGCAGTATTCTGGACGATTTGCGCCAGGATCGCCGGGAGGCCGACGATGTGGCGGGCGAGTTTCAATTGCCCCATGAGTTGGCCTTGCCGAATGCCTTCATCGATAACGCGGTGTTGATGTTCAATGCCGCGGTCGAAGCCGCGCGACGGGCCGTGGTCAGTGAAGCGCGTGCCAGCCGTTATCGGACCATGCTGGGTAAAACCCTTGGTGAATTGAACGGTGGCGGCATCAGCAGTGAAGACGAGTCGTCTTCGGATGCGGTGAAGCGAACGCTGTTCAAACGCTATCACGATCTGAAGAATCGGGCATGGGCCAGCATTTTACGCTCTACGCAAGTGACTTCACGCTTGTCATCGACGGCGCAGAAACGCTTGGAGTCGGATTTTGAAGCGGTGAAGTCCTTGGAATTTACCGTGCCGAATATCTACGGCTTTTTGCAAGGCATCATCGATCAGCAAGGTGAAATTCAATTGAGCATGGTGTGCGATGTGTTTGATCTGATCACCCGCTATTACAGTGAAAATGCGGTGTTTTACATGGGCTGGAAAAGCAATGACAAACATCGCACCTTGGGCATGCGGATCAAAACCACTCGATTCGTTCTACCAGGGCACAAAGTTGAGTCGTACCACAATAGCCTGAACTGGGAGTCAGAACGTCTGCTAGCGGATTTCGACAAGGTGTTTGCCTTGCTCGATGGTAAGACCGAAGCGGACGTGAGTTTGGTGTCGGTGTTTCGGCAGCATTTTCACGCGCTTCGGGTCGGCAAGCGGATCGGCGGCAGTTATTTTGACGTTCGCTATTATCCGGGCGTTGGCACCATTCACTTTTTTCCGAAGAGCAAAACCTTGATCGACCGGATGAATCGTTGGGTTGGCCGCCAGCGCCGCTGGTTGCCACCGGTGGAAAGCCAAGCCGGACAAGGTTTCTGGCAGCAGTTCGAACAGGCAGAGACCTTAGATCGGGCGTTTCACACCGAAGTGAACAAGCAGTGTCCACGCAGTAGCCGGCATGTCCATTTCGATCCCTTTTGGGCGATCAAGCACGGCGGCGAGTCGGAACGGGAAAAAGGCCATCGTCTGTTAACCCAGGCGATGAGCACGGTACTTGCCAGCCGAGGCATTGATCCCGATGCGGTATTGGAAAACGAACCATCCAGCTTGCTGGAATGGGCCGAGGCTCTACCATCGGATACAGTCCTGGCTTTGGCATCGTAA